In Citrus sinensis cultivar Valencia sweet orange chromosome 4, DVS_A1.0, whole genome shotgun sequence, one DNA window encodes the following:
- the LOC102611307 gene encoding glutamine synthetase nodule isozyme yields the protein MSLLNDLLNLNLSESTEKVIAEYVWIGGSGMDLRSKARTLPAPTTDPTKLPKWNYDGSSTNQAPGDDSEVILYPQTVFKDPFRRGNNILVMCDAYTPAGEPIPTNKRFNAAKVFGHPDVVAEEPWYGIEQEYTLLQKDINWPLGWPVGGYPGPQGPYYCGVGADKALGRDIVNSHYKACLYAGINISGINGEVMPGQWEFQVGPCVGISSGDQLWMARYILERITEIAGVVLSFDPKPIKGDWNGAGAHANYSTKSMRNDGGIDVIKKAIEKLGKRHGEHIAAYGEGNERRLTGRHETADINTFSWGVANRGASIRVGRDTEKEGKGYFEDRRPASNMDPYVVTSMIAETTILWKP from the exons ATGTCTCTTCTCAACGATCTCCTCAACCTTAATCTCTCTGAATCCACCGAAAAAGTCATCGCCGAATACGTATG GATAGGCGGATCTGGTATGGATTTGAGAAGCAAAGCCAGA ACTTTGCCAGCTCCAACAACGGACCCTACCAAGCTACCGAAATGGAATTACGATGGCTCCAGCACTAACCAAGCCCCTGGTGATGACAGTGAAGTTATTTTGTA CCCGCAAACGGTGTTTAAGGATCCTTTCAGAAGAGGGAACAATATCCTG gtaATGTGCGATGCGTACACTCCAGCCGGCGAGCCCATCCCAACAAACAAAAGATTCAATGCCGCCAAAGTTTTCGGCCACCCCGATGTTGTCGCCGAAGAGCCAtg GTATGGCATTGAGCAGGAGTACACTCTTCTTCAAAAAGACATAAACTGGCCCTTGGGGTGGCCAGTTGGCGGCTATCCTGGCCCTCAGGGACCTTACTACTGCGGTGTTGGCGCTGATAAGGCTTTAGGCCGAGACATTGTGAATTCTCACTACAAAGCTTGCCTTTACGCTGGAATTAACATCAGTGGCATTAACGGTGAAGTTATGCCGGGTCAG tGGGAATTCCAAGTGGGTCCCTGTGTGGGTATCTCTTCTGGTGATCAGTTATGGATGGCTCGGTACATACTCGAG AGGATTACTGAAATTGCCGGAGTTGTTCTTTCATTTGATCCAAAACCAATCAAG GGTGACTGGAATGGTGCTGGTGCACACGCCAACTACAG CACCAAGTCTATGAGGAATGATGGTGGAATTGATGTGATCAAGAAGGCAATTGAAAAGTTGGGGAAACGCCACGGGGAACACATTGCTGCTTATGGAGAGGGCAACGAAAGAAGACTGACAGGTCGACATGAAACTGCAGATATCAACACTTTCTCTTGG GGTGTCGCTAACAGAGGTGCCTCCATTCGCGTTGGTCGTGACACTGAGAAAGAAGGAAAGG GATACTTTGAAGACAGAAGGCCAGCTTCAAACATGGACCCATATGTTGTGACTTCAATGATCGCTGAAACCACCATTCTCTGGAAGCCTTAG